Genomic segment of Synergistes jonesii:
CCAACTCAGGTGAAAGGTAGCACCGGGAAATAATAGACAGTTTGCAGCATGGTCAAAATGCAGATGTGAAAGAAATACGTCTGTGATAGCGCTAAACGATATGTCTCGTTCTCTTAGGGCAGATATGAGCATTGGGCGGGCGCCGGCGTTGCTCGTATCTAGCAGAACAAGTCTCTCCTTGAGATGAAGCAACGCGACCGTGCTCCATCCTAAATACGCTACATCGGCTTTCCCAGGGAATCCTGCAATCAATATTTCAATTGATCTTTGCATGGAAAACTACCTCCTTTTGTTTTTGATTTACTTTTACGCTCACGTTCCTCGTTACTATTACTTCAGTCTCCGTTCCGGCGGGGTTTGTCAGCACGACGTCGCCGATCTTGAGCGGAGCCTGCAGCTTTATCTTCTTGATTTCCTTCATCACGTCAAAGACCTTCGAAAGCGAAATCGGCTTTGTGAGGCGCACGCTTGCCTCGAGGAATTCTCCGCCGGTCACTATCACGCTTGACGAGAATGTACGCATCGGGTTTTCTATCTCCTGCCGGGCCCAGCTTTTGCCGCGCGGGCAGCGTGCGCCCTCGGATGAGATGAGTTTGGGAGGATCGCCCTCTTCATATTTCACCTCTATCGAGCAGCCGTTCGGGCAGACGACGCAAATAAATTCCTTTTCCGTCATTTCACGCGTACCTCCAATGATTCGACCTCTTTAAGGTCTATCTTTCCCATATCGACCCATACCATCTCCGCGGGATGCAGGCGCGTTTCTTTTCTCGATGCGAGTAAGCGCGCCCCGTCGCGGACCTCAATTAGCTTGTCGCGGGCGGGAGACGTTACGCGGAACGCAAGCGATACGTTTTCGCCGTGGCTGATGCGCTGCGGGACTACGTAGCGCACGCCGTCGCCGGCTTTCACCGTTATTCCTTCGGTCGCGTCTCCTAATTTGCCGGCGGCGTAGAGCGCCGCATTTTTGCCCGCGCGCGCCGCCTCCATTGAAACGAAGTCGACGAGATCGTGGACGTGCAGGACGTTTCCGCAGGCGAATATGCCGGGCGTCTTCGTCATACAGCAGTCGTCCACGCTCGCGCCCTGTGTGACATCGTCTATCGTCACCCCCGCTTCACGCGTAAGCTCGTTTTCCGGGATGAGCCCCACGGAAAGAAGAAGCGTATCGCAGGGCACGTAGCGCTCGGTGCCCTTTATCGGCCTGCGCTTTTCGTCAACTTTAGCCACCGTGACGCCTTCGATGCGCCCCTTAGGGCCGTTGATGTCTATGACGGTAGTCGCGAGGTGAAGCGGGATCCCGTAGTCGTCGAGGCATTGGCGGATGTTTCTTTGCAGTCCGCTGGAATACGGCAGAACCTCGAAGACCGCTTCGACTTTCGCGCCCTCGAGCGTCATGCGGCGCGCCATTATGAGCCCGATATCGCCAGAGCCGAGGATGACGACGCGCCTACCGGGCATAATGTTTTCGAGGTTGACGAGATTCTGAACGGCGCCGGCCGTATAGACTCCCGAAGGCCTGTGTCCGGGGATGGAAAGCGCGCCGCGCGTGCGTTCGCGGCAGCCCATCGCCAGGACCACCGCTTTAGCTTCGATCTCTTTCATTTCGCCTTCGCGGCTGGTGCGGAGTATTTTGTCGCCGGAAAGGTCGAGCACTATCGTCTTTTCCATTACCGCGATGTCGAGAGCCTGCACTTTTTTAATGAAGCGGTCCGCGTACTCCGGGCCCGAGAGGGCTTCTTTGAACGCGTGGAGCCCGAATCCGTCGTGGATGCACTGGTTCAATATGCCGCCGAGGATTCTGTCTCTTTCTATGATTACGATGTCGTCGCAGCCGGCTTCTTTGGCCGCCACGGCGGCGGCGAGTCCGGCTGGCCCTCCGCCGATTATTACCAGGTCGTGTTTTTCGAGTATCATGATTTAGTCTACCTCCCGCACGTTGCCGGTAAAGAGATTGGAGCCGGCTTCTCGGAATATGTAGTCGTCAGGCTTGAAGCCGTATTCGTCTCGGAGTATGCGGACTATACGCGGCGTGCAGAAGCCGCCCTGACAGCGTCCCATGCCGTTTCTCGCGCGGTATTTTATGCTTACGAGGCTGCGTGCGCCGAGAGGGTTCTCTATCGCGTCGCGTATTTCTTTTTTCGTGATTTTTTCACAGCGGCATACGATTTCGCCGTATTCCGGGTTTTCTTTTATAAGTCGCTCCTGCTCTTCTTTCGGAAGTTCGCAGAAGTGTCCGGCAAATCCCGGACGTTCGGCTATGAAATTTTCTTTTTCTTCGAGCTCGAGATGTTTAGCGACGATGTCGCGCACCATTTCGGCTATCGCCGGAGAAGCCGTGAGTCCAGGGCTTTCGATGCCGACGAGGTTTATGAAGCCAGGGAGGCCTTTTGCTTCTTCGATGACGAAGTCGCCGTTTCCACCCTCCGCCGGCGACGTGCGCTTAGGCCTGTTGCCGGCGAAGTTGCGGATAAAATCGCTCATTTTCATATTGGGGAGAAGCCTCAGCCCTTCTCTTCTGAGCTCTTCGAGGACCGGAGCCGTTACTTTATAATCTTCCGGCGTCTCTTCGGAAATGTAGTCTGCGCTCGGGCCTATCAGGATATTTCCGTCGACGGTCGGGGTAAGATGAATTCCAAGCCCGGCGTCCTTAGCCCCCGGAACTGGATAAATAAGCGTTTTGAGCGTCCCGTCCAGGCGCTTGTCAAGGACGTAGTATTCGCCGCGACACGGCCAGATTTTTAGGTTTTCTCCCTGATTCCCTTGCTTTACTCCGGCCATTGCGCTGATACCGCCGCTTGAAAGCCCCGCGGAGTTGATCACGATGTCGGCGGTAAAAACTTTCCCCCCTGAAGCGACTACGGTAAATATTCCATCTTCGCTCTTGGATATCGACGTGACTTCGCTTCTCAGGAAGTATTCGACGCCGTTCGCATGCGCGTTTTCTGCGAGGGCTATAGTGAGTCCGTAAGGGGAAATTATCGCGCTCGTCGGGCTCCATACGGCGGCTATTCCCTCGATGCCCGGCTGTATATTCTGCATCGCCGAGCTGTTGAGGACCTCAAGCCCCGGCACGCCGTTTGCAACCCCCTGATCCATCAGGCGCTTGACGCCCGGTAGCTCGCCTTCGTCAAGGGCTGTCGTAAGCTTGCCTATCCTTTTGATCTTTACCTTAAGTTCGGCGCAAAGCCTATCCATCATGGAGTTCCCGCGGACGGCGGTCTTCGCACGCAGAGTACCAGCCTTGTAATTTATGCCGGAATGAAGGACGCCGCTGTTGCGGCAGCTTGTCTCCATACATACGTCGGGCTCTTTCTCTACAACGGCCGTCGACAGCCGGAAGCGGGAAAGTTCGCGCGCGATCGCATTACCTACCACGCCGCCTCCGATGATGAGGACATTGAACGAATGTTTCAAAACAACAACCTCCCGAAATTTCCCCTGTTGGTCTACCATGGCATATCTGCGCTTTTTTATTTAATAGGATTATAAAACTGATGTCTTAAAAAATCAAGGTATTCCTTGGTTGACCAAAACAACATTCTAATGCAGACAGTTAAGGTAATTTTCTACTAATATCAATTATAAACGCATTTTTCACAATTTGTAGCATCTGATAATTAACAAATTCTTTATAGAATTTTCCAAAAAAACATCTGCGAGACGCGGCGTTGGGGTCGCCAAGTAACAGATTGGGAAGAAAGCGGCAAAACGCTTTTTGCACGATATTTTGCAATGCGGTGTTTACGGGATAAAATAGGATAAGCTTTTACAAAATTAATTTTGAGAAAGGTTAATTTTGAAAGACAGTTCGTCGCTTGACAAAGTATAATAATCGAATGGTAAGGTGGGCTTTTTTATGAATAAGAAACGCAAGCTTGTTATAGAAAAAATGCTTGAAGCTATACATAAGGGAGACATCGTGGAAGGAGACAAGCTTCTGCCGGAAAGGCAGCTTGCCGAAGCTGTCGGCGAAACCCGTCCCGTTCTCCGCGAGGCGCTTATCGCCCTCGACGCGATGGGAGTGCTCGACATCCGCGACAGACAGGGGATATATCTATCATCAAACGAAGAAAAAGAAGTA
This window contains:
- a CDS encoding DUF1667 domain-containing protein, with the translated sequence MTEKEFICVVCPNGCSIEVKYEEGDPPKLISSEGARCPRGKSWARQEIENPMRTFSSSVIVTGGEFLEASVRLTKPISLSKVFDVMKEIKKIKLQAPLKIGDVVLTNPAGTETEVIVTRNVSVKVNQKQKEVVFHAKIN
- a CDS encoding NAD(P)/FAD-dependent oxidoreductase; this encodes MILEKHDLVIIGGGPAGLAAAVAAKEAGCDDIVIIERDRILGGILNQCIHDGFGLHAFKEALSGPEYADRFIKKVQALDIAVMEKTIVLDLSGDKILRTSREGEMKEIEAKAVVLAMGCRERTRGALSIPGHRPSGVYTAGAVQNLVNLENIMPGRRVVILGSGDIGLIMARRMTLEGAKVEAVFEVLPYSSGLQRNIRQCLDDYGIPLHLATTVIDINGPKGRIEGVTVAKVDEKRRPIKGTERYVPCDTLLLSVGLIPENELTREAGVTIDDVTQGASVDDCCMTKTPGIFACGNVLHVHDLVDFVSMEAARAGKNAALYAAGKLGDATEGITVKAGDGVRYVVPQRISHGENVSLAFRVTSPARDKLIEVRDGARLLASRKETRLHPAEMVWVDMGKIDLKEVESLEVRVK
- a CDS encoding NAD(P)/FAD-dependent oxidoreductase: MKHSFNVLIIGGGVVGNAIARELSRFRLSTAVVEKEPDVCMETSCRNSGVLHSGINYKAGTLRAKTAVRGNSMMDRLCAELKVKIKRIGKLTTALDEGELPGVKRLMDQGVANGVPGLEVLNSSAMQNIQPGIEGIAAVWSPTSAIISPYGLTIALAENAHANGVEYFLRSEVTSISKSEDGIFTVVASGGKVFTADIVINSAGLSSGGISAMAGVKQGNQGENLKIWPCRGEYYVLDKRLDGTLKTLIYPVPGAKDAGLGIHLTPTVDGNILIGPSADYISEETPEDYKVTAPVLEELRREGLRLLPNMKMSDFIRNFAGNRPKRTSPAEGGNGDFVIEEAKGLPGFINLVGIESPGLTASPAIAEMVRDIVAKHLELEEKENFIAERPGFAGHFCELPKEEQERLIKENPEYGEIVCRCEKITKKEIRDAIENPLGARSLVSIKYRARNGMGRCQGGFCTPRIVRILRDEYGFKPDDYIFREAGSNLFTGNVREVD